The Prunus dulcis chromosome 3, ALMONDv2, whole genome shotgun sequence genome segment GACCTCGAACACCAAGTCTGCATTGATGATATGCAGGCAGGTAGTGAGGCCTGGAAAGAGACTGTCAATCTTGATGGATTCTTTAAGGAGATAGAGAATGTCAAACATGACATGGGAGCTGTAGTGCAGCTTTACAAGCGGTTACAGGAAGCCAATGAGGAGAGCAAACTCATCCACGATGCCAAATCCATGAAAGAGCTTAGCGCCAGGATGGATTCTGATGTTGAGCAGGTATTGAAGCTGGTTAAAATCATCAAGGGGAAGCTGGAAACACTTGAACTCTCCAATGCTGATCAGCGTAAACTTCCCAGCTGTGGAGCAGGGTCATCTTCTGATCGAACAAGAACTTCAGTACTTAGTGGCTTAGCAAAGAAGTTCAAGGACATGATGGATGACTTTCAAGGCCTCAGAACCAAAATGGGATCCGAATACAAAGAGACAGTTCAAAGGAGGTACTTCACAATAACAGGTGAGAAGGCCAATGAAGAAATGATTGAGAATTTGATATCGAGTGGAGCGAGTGAGACATTGCTTCAGAAGGCAATTGAGGAGCAGGGTCGTGGCCAAGTTTTGGACACTGTTCAAGAGATCCAAGAGCGGCATGATGCCGTGAAGGAGATGGAGAAGAGCCTCATTGAGCTCCACCAAGTGTTCCTAGACATGGCTGCACTGGTTGATGCACAAGGGCAGCAGCTGAATGACATAGAGAGCCATGTGGCACGTGCCAATTCGTTCGTCAGGCAAGGAAATCTGCAGCTTGAGGTAGCTAAGGACTATCAGAAGAATAACAGGAAGTGGGCTTGCATTGCCATAGTTATTGGCACCAGTGCTGTTATCATTCTTCTTTTACCTGTTTATCTTCACTTCAAGAGTTAACAAAAGATGCACTTGCCTTCTGGAGTGACAAGAAATTGATTGAGTTGTCTGTTTTCCAATTCATTGGACAAGCTTGCTCCATAttttaattcctttttttcttataaatctTTCTATGGCACATAGAAGCAGGAATATTCATTCAAGCAGATTTGTATTCTCTCTACGTTTTCACTTGACTAGATTTACATGGTATGAAATATAATTCCCCTGTATCGCTTAAGTTCACTTTGAATGAATGCAAAGTAACAAGTACTTGTGATTATGAGAAGCAAAAACCTAAAAGCTCATACAAACACGATTTATATATAAGTAGATGAGTGGCCGGCCTTGTGTGCTAGGCTCATATCAGAGAAAaggaaattcaaataaaaaatttcgaTTAGGCCGGGTACATTCTCCGTTATGAACAAATATTAATCAACTAGATTTTCAAGTCTTGCATATGTTCTCAAGAACATTGGATGGGCCCAATGAGTTAATTTTAAGAGTAATTCTTTGATTCGACCCACAACATAAATAATGGGACCTCTCATTGGGATCCACTAAAGTAGGGCCGTATGAGACCCCAATGCAGGGAGCTCCCTCGTGTGCATCTGCGGCCAGACGGGTGAGGTGATGCGTACGTGCGGACCAGAGAATTTCTCCAGTTTTGGGCTTCCAGGCCTTTTGGTCTAAACTTCAGAAACAAACCCAAGTATCCAACGCTCCATTAGTAATTCGCGCAAACGACGACGTTTTTGCGCTACTTGTAGTCATATGACGCATAACTCATAAGCAAAGCATTTCCTCGTTTTTCTGTGTCTCGCTCTCCTCTTCGTCTACCTCTCATCTCTGAAGCTCAAAGCCATGGCTACTTTAGCGGCGGCTGCAGCTCGTCAATTCGCAACTTCAAGTCGAATCTCTTCGGCTAGAACCTCGTCTCAAGCATCGAATCTAATCCAAAGGCGTGGCCTTGCCGGCGCTGCTGGTAAACCGTAGATTCCGTAGATTCAATATTGTGTTTTTCCATTACTTGATTCCCGATCTAGAGTTTTGAGCTGATTTTATTTcgacaaaaaaatttgaacttgcAGATCATCATGGACCCCCACGGGTTAACGTCTGGCAAGACCCATTGAGCCCATCCAAATGGAAGGAAGAGCATGTCagtccctctctctctctctctctctctgcttcgttttccttttatcttaaatttcattgttttttttaataaatttatagtCGTGGTATTCGTTTTCATGAAATTAGTTTCTTGTTGAATTTTAATGGGTTGTGATGATTTTGATGCCTTTTTTAGGTTTTCATTTTACCCATCTGTTTGGAATTGACATTCGTCAAGGAAAAATCTTTATGGCTTAAGATGTAGAATAGCAGCAGAAACAGCAAGTTATCACAAAATGCATTCCGgttattttgggtttgaacCTTTTCCCCTCCAATTTGAGGCTTGTCTCGGTCAAAATTACGAAACTTGGcttcattttaatttggatCAACTAGATAGAACCCCCCAATGTTAACATTTTTGTTAGTTAGATAAGCAATGTTAACATTTTTATGGGTGCTGAGTTATGATTCTCGTCTGAAAAGACGTGCTAACAAGAGGCTGTTAGCTATTGAAAAGTGGTTTTACACATTACCTTGTTGAAGTTCGTTAGCTTTGTTCTTGAACCTTTGGTATAATAGAAATTACTAGGCACATAAAGTTGTTTTCTTGACTGGAATCTGTACTTTTGCAGTTTGTAATTGTCTCTTTATCTGGCTGGGGTCTACTCATCTTTGGGGCTTACAAGTTCTTCACTGGAGGCAAGGGCAAGAAGGAAGAGGTACTTCAGATTTCTTTAACCCATAAGTCTTAGGATATGTTATGGTTGGTTGTGGGCTTAGGCATCAGATATGCAAAGCAACATTGctgtgggttttttttgttttttttaaataaatataaatatttatttttttatttaatattttttaattagcaCTGTTTTCGATGCAGAAGGATGTGTGTCATAATTTTGTGTTATCAATCAGATATGCCTTTATATGGCTGCTCCCTGTCCCAATCTAGTGAGATGTTGTAGTTTTACATTGTTTCCAGCATCTAGGTTTTGTTAAATCTGTGCCTGCTTAAAAATAAGTAGGATGCCCAAAACATAACTAGAGAACTCACGTTGCGTCTCTCACTTTATACTCTTACAATAAATGGTTGTTCTCCTTTTGTCCTGTCGTCACATTCCCTGCTTTATATTGTATGTTTTTGGTGTTATGATATAGATGGGCTTGGTAATCTATAGTTAGTGGTTCACCTCTAAGAAAATTTGCAAGATGACACTCTTGTTTGCAATATTCAAGTTGTTCACATATGGCAATTGGATCACATTATTACAGGGTGTTACTAATGCCCTACATAGAGCTAGCTATGGATCAGGTTAGGGAATTTAGGCTGGGTCAGGGTCTTGTAGAGTACTTCTGTGTGAAGCACGCAATGCAGTGTGCCTTTTCTTCTGTGTTTATTGGTTGGACAATCCTAGTAACTCTAGGAtcagggagaaaaaaaaaactaattttgaTTGAACCAGGTAAACATAGCTGAGAGTGTAGTTTAGCATTCCAGTATGGAGTCACCGATGTAAACTATTGTGTTGTTTTGTGATGTACTTTTAGCGTTTGCTGACtaattcttgttttgtttcagaaaCTGGCGGAAGCATCGCACTGAGGTTTTGAGTTTTAGATATTCCCGGAACTTCTTTGAAATAACGAGTTTGCTTGGATATAATGtcttcaaatttcattttctttgtcagCAACTGATTTTTGATCAGTCAATGGAGATTGATACATTGAAAAAATATCGAGGTTAATGGCTTTGTTGGGAGTTTATGCCCTGTCCAATTATGTCTGTTTTGTAGTTACTTTTGTGATTCGATGCATTAACCTTTCATGTGTCAATAAAATAATGACATTCTCCTTCCTAGTTCAAAAATCTTTTGATGGCTTTAAAGGGCAGTTAATTATGCTCTAGAGAAGTAACCCCAATCAGACCCTTAACTTATTGTTGGATTCAATGGAAATTTATTAGCAAGTAAATGGTCATTTTCAGTAAATTAGAAAAGCCACTCAAACACAAGAACAGTGTATACTCCAATTTCATAATATCtgcctttatttttaaagCAAGTCAGCAACTCGTATCGAAGCGATTCTTCAATTTTTGGGAAATATTTTTATGGTAAACTCTTTAATAGCGCAAAGTTGTTTTTCTAGTCTGCAGTCTCGTTTTCTGGGGAATTCTTAAACCAAATGAATCACTCTCTTGGCTATTCAGGGATGTTAAATGCGAAAATCCGGGTTTGTAGAATAAATACACCAGATTTCAGTTCACTCTGGCTTAAACATGCTAACCAAACATAACTAGCAATAAAAGCAGATATCCAACACTTCCTGATTAAACTGAAGTCTTAAGAACTTGTTACATCTGCTAAAATTCAGACTCATCTACTTCCTCCCTGTACTCTTCTTTATCTTCTTCCAAATTGGAACCAGATAATTCATCAAAGACATTATCATCAGTTGCATCTTTTTCTTGTTCCTCTGCATCTGCAACTTCCAAATCTGCTGGCAAGTCCTGTGTATCGGCAGATTTCGTTTGTTCAGCACTATTTTCTGGTTTCTTGATATCCCTGTTGTTTAGGTTCTGTTGTTGCATGTTAATGGCTTCATGGTCTTCTGATTTTCCAACTTCAAGTCTCTGTTTGCTATCACCTTTAACTTTAAGTCTCCTGTTTGAAGCTGCTTCCTCTAAGTCTCCACTGTCCATAGACCCATTCTGACCATCTTTGCTGAATCTTGTACTTCTCACACTTCCTACACTTCCCACTCCATtggttttaaaatttcccCTGTTCCCCAACCTCCTGTGCTTAGCAATTAATCTCGATTTCTTACGTCTATCGCCACTAATAAAGCCATGCTTCCCTCTCACTCTTCTAGACCTTCCACTGTTGTCAGAGTTGTCTTGCATTTCCAACTTCATCCCACCTGTAGGAGGCGCATGAAGTTTCTGACTCTCATTGAGTTCAGAGTTTTCAATATTTCCATCATCTTTTCCATTAGTGTCACTAATTGCCTCAGCTGCATTTGCCAGATTACTTTCCTCACCATCTTTGAAATTCTCACCTTTCTTTCCTTGGCCCTCCTCTTCGGTGTCCCCTTTGATATTCCCGTCTTGAGGGTTCATGAAATTCTCTGGCTGTTTGCTCATCATTTCTCTCCTATCAGTTTCTCCCTCTCCGTTTCCTATTTGATCTTCTACTTCTGTTGTGTTCTCACCCTGTCTAAGACGAATGGATTTATTCCCACTTCCACCTTCACTTGGCCTTTCTTTCTCAATGTCCTTGTTAGAGATGGTGGATTCTTGCAATCGATCAGACTCTTCTGTAGTCTCAGTCACCTCTGTTTTCCCTTTTCCTGCCACACTTTCAGACAAGGTTAGATTTACAGCTGGATTTGATGGATCATCAGTGCTCACCGACGAGACCTTAACCGGGTATTCAAGATGGTGTTTCAAATCTTCAACTTCagcttcctttttcttcaagaTTTCTAATAATTCCATCACTTGAGGATTCTCATTCTCCACGTTCACTCtctgcattttgatttcactCTGCTTCTCCTCAAGTGCGGCCTCCATGGTTTGTAGCTCCTCTTTAAGCGAATCAATGGTGGACTTCAACTCCAAGACTCTTCTGTCAAGCTCCATCTTTTGGGTTCTAATGGAGTATAGCTTCGTTGTCATCTCTTCGTTCTTCCTTTTCAACTCTTTGGCGTAGTATCTCTCCTTCTGTGAGGGTAAACAAATAGCAAAATATCACTAAATAGAATCTCATTAGCCATATACGCTAATTGTGTTTAATAATACGCTTCGTAATCAATAATTAATCATCCACCCCTTCTCCCCTTAAGAGAAAGGCACTAACACTCGGACGTTATTGTAGCGGTATTCCAAGCAAATCACGTTTGGAATACCGCCAAAATGACATCCTCATTGCATGGAAGTTCTTCTCCCCCAACTCAACGGCACCCCCAAATTAAgacccaaataaaataattggtCACTGATTAAATTAGTAAGGTGTTTTGGTAATTCGTCCATCGATATACCAtcaattttttactttttttctaCAGGGGAGGGGACACAAAGTGAAAGTGCTTTTCAAAGAGCTTCTGGATCTGCATGTCGATTGAAACAGCAACATGAATACATACCAATTAACAGCTCAAAACAAGCACTGGTTTGCAAGCCATAATTTTCTGGGTGATTTTCTTTAAGgacaaaactaaaaactcaaaaggggAGATGAGGGCATGTCAGCATGTGCTTAATTAGTAGGTGGCGTgcaaagagagagattgaTTTGTAGTTTTGTGAAAGGGGGTTGCgttcaagagagagagaacctgtAAAAGGTGGTGAAGAGAAATGAGGTCGGTATCTTTCTCTTTGAGGAGGAGGTTGAAGATGCGCCTCTCCCTGAGCTTGTGAAGCACCATCACCCCAAGCAATGCTGCCCCAAATGCCATCACCAACATCAATCCATATGGCCTCCCTctgctgctgttgttgctgCTTCCATTCCCATTCCCCTTagccatctctctctctcaatggGTCTCTCTCACagtgatctctctctctctctctctctctctctctctctctctctctctctcagagtcagtcataataataattattaatattagaggttaattaattcatataagCATGTTGCTTGTCATGCAAAAAGGACCCTGCAACTACCCTCTCTGTCTCTCCCACAAGAAAGAACTCACAAAGAGCGGAGTTAACAAGGATGAAGTCAAGTGTGAGTAAGCATGGGAACTGTGTCCAGAGCAATGATTCTGGAAACTCCTGTTTTCCTTttcacttatttatttatttatttatttatttatttatttgagcATTCCAATGTTCTCttacaaaattacaacaatGTCCCTCATTTTTTCCATGGGCGTGTATGATTTTACTCGGGCTTCTAGTCCCTCAATTTCCCATGCTGTCTGTCTACGGAAAATTGCCTTTGGATCAAGATGAGATTGGCACACTTTACACAACATTAACAATTGCCATACAAAATCATTAGAGTAATTAGAGAGTTGATTAAGGCAGTTTGTTTGTTGCTTACATTCAAGCTTGAATTCTCATTTTCATAAATTagaatattagaatattttaGACTATCGCTGCTAATAAGGTCTGATTAAGTGAAAAAGAGTCTTGACTTGCAAACTAGTGGTCTCAAATTCGAACTTCTATGACACTTTGGtaatgtgtgtgagaaaccccaTTCAGTTAGACTCGCTTAGACTAtcattcctttttttaaaattaattacatcAATTCCAGATTTATAGTAAGAAAGTCCCAACTTAGAAGCCCATATTTctaaccaaaaaacaaaaaggtagAAGCCTGTATTTTATGAATTGGGCTCTAAGCCTTGTGGCAGCAGAAAGTAACAGGGACTCCAATGGGCTATGCCTACCTTCAAGCTTGACCCATTTAAACCAAAACCGAATTTTTGGATCCCAATGCACAACCACCACTTAAGCTTGAGGGCAAGATCAAGGCCTCTAAAGTTGTCCCCGGTGAGGGCTTCAAGGAGTCTTCTCAAAAGTCCCAGGCGCTAAGAAAGCCCAAAAACTCTGTTAAGAAGAGAAATAAGGATGTTGGCTGTGGAGAGGCAGATTCTCACTTTAAAATCAAAGCATTTGTTCTCTGTTAAACGATCAATTTGAAAAACCCAAAGGCGCTGTGATATTTGAGGTACCTCTTGCATCAATTTTGATTAGCCTTGTCTTTGTTTTCGGTCCCATAGATTGGGATTTTAGGGTTACACGTTGAAAACCTGGGGATTGAGAGTGTGtttaattttaagattttaagattttacttttttttctttatttatctttaatatttattttcaaaatgaaataatttgTTAACCGAATTGCCCTTCCACAACTaacagaaattaaaagaaattgagagaAATTGAGGATTGTTTGTTCTCCATAGTTATGCTCCATGGAAGACATATTAGAACCAGCTGTGAATCTCGTTGAGAACCTACATAAGGAAGGCTTCGATGAAGGCTACGGAGACGGCCTAGTCGCCGGAAAAGAGGAGGCAAAGGAAGTGGGCCTCAAGCACGGCTTTGAGGTGGGCGAGGAGCTCGGTTTCTACCGGGGCTGCGTGGACGTGTGGAACTCTGCAATCCGGGTCGACCCGACACCGTTCTCGCTTCGGGTCCAGAAGGGTGTGAAGCAGATGGAGGAGTTGATTGACAAATACCCAGTTATGGAACCCGAGGACGAGAGCGTCCAAGATGTAATGGAGGCTCTGAGGTTGAAGTTCAGGGCTATTTGTGCTTCAATGGGTGTGAAATTGGAGTATAAGGGGTATCCGGGAGCTGCTTCTGAAGCTAAGCAGTTGTCGTATTGAGTTGGGTTCTTGTCGTTTTACTGTAATGGGTTAGTCTCAAGTTGATGTTTTGGTTGAGGGAGTGTGAGTTGGTCAATTGCTTTCTGGGTTGTGCTTGTGAGTGTTCCTCCTGGTCTAGTTCTCTAATCTTCGTCTAGTTTTAGATTTGTTTTTTACTCATAGAGTTTCCTATTATGTTTTGCTGAAATTATGATATGATTATGGTTTTGTTCTTCATGGTAATCTGATGAACTCTATTGTTTTCTATATGTTGAGTCTCAGTAAATTAACTGCAAGACAAGGTTCTTTGGCAATTTCATATAGCTTTTATAAACGTGGACTTCCCATTGCATCAAATTTATAAACACTATTGCAAAGCATCCTTCATTGCAAATTTAGGTTGTGCTCAGATTCTTTTATCACCAGCCACTAGTAGCTAGCTGAAGTAGTGGCTAAGGTTAGAGGATTTTGTGGTCCGAGAGAAACTATGGCCACACTGTTTTTGGATGGTGTCTGTTCATTGTGGTAATCGGTGGGTTTTTCTGCAGCTACTGATAAACAGGGAGGAGAGAAAATGTTGAAGTCTATGCTTGGTTGCTGCAAGGTGTACATTTCTGAAAGCAGAAACAGGGCTGCGCTGGAGGCCATCGAGCGAGCTGCTAAGCTTTTCTCAGAAGCACCCATTGTCAATAAGTTTGAAGATGAGACTTACAACAGAGTTGGTTACACTCTTGTCTCCAAGTTGGCTCCAAAGCCATCTGAGGATCCTTGTCCCTTGAGGATGGCAGTGCTGGCCATGGTTAAGGCTGCTTTTGAAACCATCGACCTTGAGATGCATTGTGGAAGTCATCCCCGGCTCGGAGTTGTGGATCATATATGCTTTCACCCCCTGCTTGGTGCTTCTTTGGACCAAGTGGCTGGGGTTGCAAACTCTTTGGGGGCAGATGTTGGCTCTAATCTTCAAGGTTTGCTCCGTTGACTGTGTGACCGCATTATATTGTCGATAGTAGTAGAATGATGAGCAAATATGCTTTTAAAGATGATTAACTGGAAAGTAGAAATCATCTGGCTATGTTAAGCTATGTGATTATTAGCAAcagtcaaattcaaattcaaattcaaattatatgGATGGAAATCAGTTTATATTCTACATGGATTGCTGATAATCTCAAATGTAGCCTGCAGTCCCTACCTTTCTCTATGGAGCTGCCCATGAAGAGGGGAGGACACTTGATTCAATCAGAAGAGAGCTGGGTTATTTCAGGCCAACTTCTAGTGGAGAACAGTGGGTTGGGGGGCCAAAATCGGAATACTTGGCGCTGAAGCCGGACAAGGGACCCCCTCAAGTGACTCAGGGAAAAGGTGTCATTGTGATTGGAGCAACCCGGTGGGTTGATAACTATAACGTCCCAGTTTTTTCTACTGATATTGCTGCTGTTCGTAGAATTGCGAAACGAGTGAGTGGCAGAGGAGGTGGACTTCCTTCAGTCCAAGCCATGGCACTTGCACACGGTGAATCTGTCATTGAGGTAGCTTGCAATTTGTTGGAACCGGAGAAAGTGGGAGGAGATAGGGTTCAGCTTGAAGTTGAGAGGCTTTCAGAGGAAGAGGGGATAAGAGTCGGGAAGGGCTACTTCACTGATTTTTCTCaggaaaaattaattgaaagtTACTTGCAGTCAGGTTGCTGTATGTAAACTTGTTCTTTCATGTATCCTTGTGAGGCTACtgattcttgaattgtccaatgTATGAAATTTGGATGGTTCTATTGGCATTATATTTGAAAATCGCTGAGGCTTTGATTTGTGTAAATTTTTAGTCATAATAATCCCAATGAAATTgctattaaaataataataataataataaccccAATTTTAGGAGTGTGCAACGGGAATACATCCCGTCCAATAACGTAACAACACGTGAGATAACTTTTCCAcgtgtcattgtgttattgacATAAGATAAGAAAACACTGTTATTCTCGTTAAAAGAAATGCCTTTTTTAGCAATTTTAGGAATGTCTTGCAGAAGAAcaaatttatttagttttagcTAGAAACAgctgttttttttatgaggcTAGAAACAGCTGTTGCTCATACTAGTCAAACAAGATTTAAGGCCTCTCTTTCAGCATGTGTTGGATCGCACAAACTATCTGAGACAAGCTTTGATGAATAAAATCAGAAGAGTTTCTTTCAATATGATAAGGCCAATGCACCCGTGATGAGACTTCATAACTTGTCTGGTTGAAGCTTCTCCATCTGTCGTTGTCAACTCACTGTCCAAACATTAGTTTCTTTCccaatttttaattaacttgaagctttggtgttgttcttggaatttattatttgaatccTATCTGTTTGTTGTTATTaatcatgtatttttttagtataatTATGGAAGTCTATTTGGTGCTTACTGCTTAGTAGTAGTACCTCACCCGACAAAGCATGGCAAATTCTTATCCACACTAATAATATTCGATTGGCTGCATAAATCCTTTTCATCTATTAGATagacaagcgatagtctaaattacaggAGAG includes the following:
- the LOC117623134 gene encoding syntaxin-124-like, whose translation is MNDLFLSDSFKRYKDLEHQVCIDDMQAGSEAWKETVNLDGFFKEIENVKHDMGAVVQLYKRLQEANEESKLIHDAKSMKELSARMDSDVEQVLKLVKIIKGKLETLELSNADQRKLPSCGAGSSSDRTRTSVLSGLAKKFKDMMDDFQGLRTKMGSEYKETVQRRYFTITGEKANEEMIENLISSGASETLLQKAIEEQGRGQVLDTVQEIQERHDAVKEMEKSLIELHQVFLDMAALVDAQGQQLNDIESHVARANSFVRQGNLQLEVAKDYQKNNRKWACIAIVIGTSAVIILLLPVYLHFKS
- the LOC117623557 gene encoding uncharacterized protein LOC117623557 gives rise to the protein MATLAAAAARQFATSSRISSARTSSQASNLIQRRGLAGAADHHGPPRVNVWQDPLSPSKWKEEHFVIVSLSGWGLLIFGAYKFFTGGKGKKEEKLAEASH
- the LOC117622759 gene encoding uncharacterized protein DDB_G0290685-like produces the protein MAKGNGNGSSNNSSRGRPYGLMLVMAFGAALLGVMVLHKLRERRIFNLLLKEKDTDLISLHHLLQKERYYAKELKRKNEEMTTKLYSIRTQKMELDRRVLELKSTIDSLKEELQTMEAALEEKQSEIKMQRVNVENENPQVMELLEILKKKEAEVEDLKHHLEYPVKVSSVSTDDPSNPAVNLTLSESVAGKGKTEVTETTEESDRLQESTISNKDIEKERPSEGGSGNKSIRLRQGENTTEVEDQIGNGEGETDRREMMSKQPENFMNPQDGNIKGDTEEEGQGKKGENFKDGEESNLANAAEAISDTNGKDDGNIENSELNESQKLHAPPTGGMKLEMQDNSDNSGRSRRVRGKHGFISGDRRKKSRLIAKHRRLGNRGNFKTNGVGSVGSVRSTRFSKDGQNGSMDSGDLEEAASNRRLKVKGDSKQRLEVGKSEDHEAINMQQQNLNNRDIKKPENSAEQTKSADTQDLPADLEVADAEEQEKDATDDNVFDELSGSNLEEDKEEYREEVDESEF
- the LOC117623046 gene encoding protein LTO1 homolog is translated as MEDILEPAVNLVENLHKEGFDEGYGDGLVAGKEEAKEVGLKHGFEVGEELGFYRGCVDVWNSAIRVDPTPFSLRVQKGVKQMEELIDKYPVMEPEDESVQDVMEALRLKFRAICASMGVKLEYKGYPGAASEAKQLSY
- the LOC117623045 gene encoding formimidoyltransferase-cyclodeaminase-like isoform X1, which encodes MFWLRECELVNCFLGCASTDKQGGEKMLKSMLGCCKVYISESRNRAALEAIERAAKLFSEAPIVNKFEDETYNRVGYTLVSKLAPKPSEDPCPLRMAVLAMVKAAFETIDLEMHCGSHPRLGVVDHICFHPLLGASLDQVAGVANSLGADVGSNLQVPTFLYGAAHEEGRTLDSIRRELGYFRPTSSGEQWVGGPKSEYLALKPDKGPPQVTQGKGVIVIGATRWVDNYNVPVFSTDIAAVRRIAKRVSGRGGGLPSVQAMALAHGESVIEVACNLLEPEKVGGDRVQLEVERLSEEEGIRVGKGYFTDFSQEKLIESYLQSGCCM
- the LOC117623045 gene encoding formimidoyltransferase-cyclodeaminase-like isoform X2, with the translated sequence MLKSMLGCCKVYISESRNRAALEAIERAAKLFSEAPIVNKFEDETYNRVGYTLVSKLAPKPSEDPCPLRMAVLAMVKAAFETIDLEMHCGSHPRLGVVDHICFHPLLGASLDQVAGVANSLGADVGSNLQVPTFLYGAAHEEGRTLDSIRRELGYFRPTSSGEQWVGGPKSEYLALKPDKGPPQVTQGKGVIVIGATRWVDNYNVPVFSTDIAAVRRIAKRVSGRGGGLPSVQAMALAHGESVIEVACNLLEPEKVGGDRVQLEVERLSEEEGIRVGKGYFTDFSQEKLIESYLQSGCCM